The genomic stretch GGCGCTCGCGCCGCACGACGCCAATCTTTTCGACATGGCGCAGAAATACGCCGCCGTGATGACGTCCGACGAATTACTCGCGCAATTGCGATGAAGCGCAGCGGCTTAGTCGCTGGCCGCTTGGGTCGGCGGGGCGACGCACGTGAAGGTCACGGTGGACGTTTGTTCTTCGAGCGAGCGCACGCCGCTTCTCGACTCTGATCGCACCAGTACGCGTTGCGAACGCTCTTTGCAGTAGTCGGTGGCGGCGTCCATCGCGCGGTTACGCGCCGTGACCCATGACATGCGCGTGCCGGTCGCCTTGCCGGTAACGGTGAACACGTTGGGCTGCGATCCGGCGGTGACTGCGCTCGTCGTGCCGCATGCGGCAAGCGCGAGAAGAACGCACGCGCCGAGCGCGCCGGCCATGCGCCTTTCGAACGATGAATGGGATGAATGAGGCATACGCGTCTGATCGTGATTTCAAGGAGGCACGCATGGTAACGCCATGCGCGAAATCATTCACGAGTCAGACGATTGAGCGGCGCGGCAGCCGCCTCGTTGCCCGGCTTCAGGACGCTTCGATGCGATCCAGCAGCCGCTGCAACCGTGCATGCTGAGATGGCGCGAGGCCCGGCGTAGATAACGCCTCCTCGACGCGCGATCGCCAATAAGTCTTCGAAAACAGCGAGTTCGCACCATCCAGACCAAGCACCTGTTCGAGATGCCCGATGGCGGCGTCGAGATGATTCACGTTGTAGGGACGTGTGCCCTGGCGGAAGTCTTCCATTGGCGAAGTGCCGCACGCCCTGCGGACGCCGGCGTTTGATCTAAACGAACGGAGCGCACGCGAAGCCCCTGCTTCGCGTTGCCGTGGACAATAACCGTCTGAAGCGATATCGCGCGATGGCGATCAATGCATGTGCTGACCGCCATTGATGGCGATGTTCGCACCCGTCACGAAGCCCGCGTCTTCCGAGCACAGAAACGCGACGAGCGCCGCGACTTCGTCCGGCTTGCCGAGACGGCCAGCGGGAATCTGCGGAAGGATCTTCGAATCGAGAATGTCCTGCGGAATGGCGGCCACCATCTTGGTCGCGAGATAGCCCGGCGAAATAGTATTGACGGTCACGCCCTTCTTCGCCACTTCGAGCGCGAGCGACTTCGTGAACCCGTGCATACCCGCTTTGGCGGCCGCGTAGTTAGTCTGCCCGATCTGTCCTTTCGACCCGTTCACCGACGAGATATTGACGATTCGGCCCCAGCCGCGCGTGACCATGTCCTCGCAGACGGGCTTCGTCATGTTGAACACGGAATCGAGATTCGTGCGCAAGACGGCGTCCCAGTTCACCTTCGTCATCTTCTTGAACGTGGTGTCCTGCGTGATGCCCGCGTTGTTCACGAGGATGCTGATCGGCCCGACTTCGCGCTGAATTTTCGCGATGCAGTGCTGGCTCGCATCATAGTCGGCCACGTCGACCGGATACGCGCGGAAGTTGCGCCCCTGCCGGTCCATGCTCGCGAGCCAGTCCGAAACGATGGTGTTGCCCGGCGAATGCGTGACGACGACGGCATAGCCCGCGTCGTTCAGCTTGATGCTGATGACCTCACCGAGGCCGCCCATGCCACCCGTTACCACTGCGATACGCTTAGTCATGCTAAAAGTCCTCTCAAGTTCTATCATGCTCGGATGCTTCCCGGCATCGCGCTTGTAATGTATGTGGTACGCGAAACCGGGATGTGTTGCTCTTCGATGCGCTCCTGCCGGCGAGATGCTTTACGGCCGCTCGACCGCCAGCGCGACGCCCATGCCGCCGCCGATGCACAGCGACGCAAGGCCCTTCTTCGCATCGCGCTTCTGCATTTCGTGGAGCAGCGTGACCAGAATGCGGCAGCCCGACGCGCCAATCGGATGGC from Caballeronia sp. LZ062 encodes the following:
- the phbB gene encoding acetoacetyl-CoA reductase, which codes for MTKRIAVVTGGMGGLGEVISIKLNDAGYAVVVTHSPGNTIVSDWLASMDRQGRNFRAYPVDVADYDASQHCIAKIQREVGPISILVNNAGITQDTTFKKMTKVNWDAVLRTNLDSVFNMTKPVCEDMVTRGWGRIVNISSVNGSKGQIGQTNYAAAKAGMHGFTKSLALEVAKKGVTVNTISPGYLATKMVAAIPQDILDSKILPQIPAGRLGKPDEVAALVAFLCSEDAGFVTGANIAINGGQHMH